The following are from one region of the Melioribacteraceae bacterium 4301-Me genome:
- a CDS encoding phage integrase N-terminal SAM-like domain-containing protein: protein MTFKETNNKPKLLDQVRIALRTNHYSRKTEEAYITWIKRYILFHNKRHPNEMGKDEIQ from the coding sequence ATGACCTTCAAAGAGACTAACAACAAGCCTAAGCTACTTGATCAAGTAAGGATAGCACTCAGAACAAACCACTACAGTCGAAAGACGGAAGAAGCATACATCACTTGGATAAAGAGATATATACTTTTCCACAATAAACGCCACCCAAACGAAATGGGCAAAGATGAGATTCAGC